The following proteins are encoded in a genomic region of Thiomonas sp. X19:
- a CDS encoding CTP synthase, whose amino-acid sequence MTQYVFVTGGVVSSLGKGIAAASLAAILESRGINVTLIKLDPYINVDPGTMSPFQHGEVFVTDDGAETDLDLGHYERFIRRSMRRTNNFTTGQIYDSVIRKERRGEYLGKTVQVIPHITNEIQEYIRRGAGVGTDDEAEVAIVEIGGTVGDIESLPFLEAVRQMSLRMPRHHSAFIHLTLVPFIPAAGELKTKPTQHSVQKLREIGITADALLCRADRPIPDDEREKISLFANLPQEAVISVWDADSIYKIPRMLHEQGLDALICDKLKLVGGPADLSAWDALVAAEAHPRHNLRIAMVGKYTDLSDSYKSLNEALRHAGIKNAAKVAITYLDSETLEPGNIEQLDAFDAILVPGGFGKRGVEGKILAAQYAREHRIPYLGICLGMQVATIEYARHKAGLSHANSTEFDPDTPHPVIALITEWQGKDGAVHQRSEQSDLGGTMRLGAQESRVQAGSLAHAIYGDTVNERHRHRYEANVRYLDALQQAGLVISAYTTREHLTEIVELPQNVHPWFMGVQFHPEFKSTPRDGHPLFTAFVQAALARRQAKIGAANITAPSAAAHA is encoded by the coding sequence ATGACCCAATACGTTTTCGTCACCGGCGGTGTGGTGTCCAGCCTCGGCAAGGGCATCGCAGCCGCCTCACTGGCCGCGATTCTCGAGTCGCGCGGCATCAACGTCACCCTCATCAAGCTCGACCCCTACATCAACGTCGACCCCGGCACCATGTCGCCGTTCCAGCACGGCGAGGTGTTCGTCACCGACGACGGCGCCGAGACCGATCTGGACCTCGGCCACTACGAGCGCTTCATCCGGCGCTCCATGCGCCGCACCAACAACTTCACCACCGGGCAGATCTACGACAGCGTCATCCGCAAGGAGCGCCGCGGCGAATACCTCGGCAAGACGGTGCAGGTCATTCCGCACATCACCAACGAGATCCAGGAATACATCCGCCGCGGCGCCGGTGTCGGCACCGACGACGAGGCGGAAGTGGCCATCGTCGAAATTGGCGGCACGGTGGGTGACATCGAATCCCTGCCCTTCCTGGAGGCGGTGCGGCAGATGAGCCTGCGCATGCCGCGCCACCACAGCGCCTTCATCCACCTGACGCTGGTGCCGTTCATTCCCGCCGCCGGCGAGCTCAAGACCAAGCCCACCCAGCACAGCGTGCAGAAGCTGCGCGAAATCGGCATCACCGCCGACGCCCTGCTGTGCCGCGCCGACCGACCGATTCCGGACGACGAGCGCGAGAAGATTTCGCTGTTCGCCAACCTGCCGCAGGAAGCCGTCATTTCGGTGTGGGACGCCGACAGCATCTACAAGATTCCGCGCATGCTGCACGAGCAGGGTCTGGACGCGCTCATTTGCGACAAGCTCAAGCTCGTCGGCGGCCCGGCCGACCTGTCCGCCTGGGATGCGCTGGTGGCCGCCGAGGCCCACCCGCGCCACAACCTGCGCATCGCCATGGTGGGCAAGTACACCGATCTGTCGGATTCCTACAAATCGCTCAACGAAGCGCTGCGCCACGCCGGCATCAAGAACGCGGCCAAGGTGGCCATCACCTATCTCGACTCGGAAACCCTGGAGCCGGGCAATATCGAGCAGCTCGACGCCTTCGATGCCATCCTGGTGCCGGGCGGCTTCGGCAAGCGCGGCGTGGAGGGCAAAATCCTGGCGGCGCAATATGCCCGCGAGCACCGCATTCCGTATCTGGGCATCTGCTTGGGGATGCAGGTGGCCACCATCGAATACGCCCGCCACAAGGCCGGCTTGAGCCACGCCAACAGCACCGAGTTCGACCCCGACACGCCCCACCCCGTCATCGCCCTCATCACCGAGTGGCAGGGCAAGGACGGCGCGGTGCACCAGCGCAGCGAGCAGTCCGACCTCGGTGGCACCATGCGCCTGGGCGCGCAGGAGTCGCGGGTGCAAGCCGGCTCGCTCGCCCACGCCATTTATGGCGACACGGTGAACGAGCGCCACCGTCACCGCTACGAGGCCAATGTGCGCTACCTGGACGCGTTGCAGCAGGCGGGCCTGGTCATTTCGGCCTACACCACGCGCGAGCACCTGACCGAAATCGTCGAGCTGCCGCAAAATGTGCATCCCTGGTTCATGGGTGTGCAGTTCCACCCCGAGTTCAAGTCCACCCCGCGCGACGGCCATCCTCTCTTCACCGCCTTTGTCCAGGCCGCGCTGGCACGCCGCCAGGCCAAGATTGGGGCGGCCAACATCACCGCGCCGAGCGCCGCGGCCCACGCCTGA
- the ftsB gene encoding cell division protein FtsB gives MRWVTMLLLGVLLLLQWPLWFGERSWPQVRQLRVDLEAQHQANDQARQQNQRLENEAHDLRHGMQAVQDRARREMGMVKPDEIFVQVLPASSPLPPTSPTGSQPAANTAKPKPRH, from the coding sequence ATGCGCTGGGTCACCATGCTCTTGCTGGGTGTGCTGCTGCTGCTGCAGTGGCCGCTGTGGTTCGGTGAACGCAGTTGGCCGCAGGTGCGGCAACTGCGCGTCGACCTGGAGGCCCAGCACCAGGCCAACGACCAGGCACGCCAACAGAACCAGCGCCTGGAAAACGAGGCGCACGATCTGCGCCATGGCATGCAGGCGGTGCAGGATCGCGCCCGGCGCGAGATGGGCATGGTCAAGCCCGATGAGATCTTCGTGCAGGTGCTGCCAGCCTCCAGTCCACTGCCGCCGACCTCGCCCACCGGCTCGCAGCCAGCCGCCAACACCGCCAAACCCAAGCCGCGGCACTGA
- a CDS encoding gamma carbonic anhydrase family protein translates to MSLYQLENIRPEAAANAFVADTTARVIGRVKLGLGVSVWYGPVLRGDNEPIVVGDNSNVQEGAVLHTDPGFPLTVGAGATIGHQAMQHGCAVGAGSLIGIRAVVLNGARIGRNCLGAGALVTEGKEFADAVPILGSPARAVREPTPEQIEQLQRSARTCVDRGQLYRSSLKEVQA, encoded by the coding sequence ATGTCGCTCTACCAACTTGAAAACATACGCCCCGAGGCGGCCGCCAATGCCTTCGTTGCCGACACCACCGCGCGGGTGATCGGCCGTGTCAAGCTGGGTCTTGGCGTCAGCGTCTGGTACGGCCCCGTACTGCGTGGCGACAACGAACCCATCGTCGTTGGCGACAACAGCAATGTGCAAGAAGGCGCTGTGCTGCACACCGACCCCGGTTTCCCGCTGACGGTTGGCGCAGGGGCGACCATCGGCCATCAAGCCATGCAGCATGGCTGCGCCGTGGGCGCGGGCAGCCTCATCGGCATCCGGGCCGTGGTGCTCAACGGCGCCCGCATCGGCCGCAACTGCCTGGGCGCCGGGGCGCTCGTGACCGAGGGCAAGGAGTTTGCGGATGCGGTGCCCATCCTCGGCTCCCCGGCGCGGGCCGTGCGCGAGCCGACCCCCGAGCAGATCGAGCAGTTGCAGCGCAGTGCCCGCACCTGTGTGGACAGAGGCCAGCTCTACCGTTCCAGCCTCAAGGAGGTGCAGGCATGA
- the kdsA gene encoding 3-deoxy-8-phosphooctulonate synthase: MQLCGFEVGPEQPLFLIAGPCVIESEQLAIDTAGTLKAICADLGIPFIFKSSFDKANRSSSKSFRGLGIEEGLRILAKVKQQIGVPVLTDVHEDTPLAEVAAVVDVLQTPAFLCRQTNFIQNVARQGKPVNIKKGQFLAPWDMKNVVDKARAVGNQQIMACERGVSFGYNTLVSDMRALATMRDTGCPVVFDATHSVQQPGGMGDKSGGQREFVPVLARAAVAAGISGLFAETHPDPEHALSDGPNAVPLKHMRALLESLKELDAAVKRRGYLEDQLR, from the coding sequence ATGCAACTCTGCGGATTTGAAGTCGGCCCCGAGCAGCCGCTGTTCCTCATCGCCGGACCCTGCGTCATCGAGAGTGAACAACTCGCCATCGACACGGCCGGCACGCTCAAAGCCATCTGCGCCGACCTCGGCATCCCCTTCATCTTCAAGTCCTCGTTCGACAAGGCGAACCGCTCGTCGAGCAAGTCGTTCCGCGGCTTGGGGATCGAAGAGGGTTTGCGCATCCTGGCGAAGGTGAAGCAGCAGATCGGCGTGCCGGTGCTCACCGACGTGCATGAAGACACGCCGCTGGCCGAGGTGGCCGCCGTGGTGGACGTGCTGCAGACCCCGGCCTTCCTGTGCCGCCAGACCAACTTCATTCAGAACGTCGCCCGCCAGGGCAAGCCGGTGAACATCAAGAAGGGCCAGTTCCTCGCGCCCTGGGACATGAAGAATGTGGTGGACAAGGCACGCGCCGTGGGCAACCAGCAGATCATGGCTTGCGAGCGCGGCGTGAGCTTTGGCTACAACACCCTGGTGTCGGACATGCGGGCCTTGGCCACCATGCGCGACACCGGCTGCCCGGTGGTGTTCGACGCCACGCACTCGGTGCAGCAACCCGGGGGCATGGGCGACAAGTCCGGCGGCCAGCGCGAGTTCGTGCCGGTGCTGGCACGAGCCGCGGTGGCGGCGGGCATCTCCGGCCTGTTCGCTGAAACCCATCCAGACCCCGAGCATGCGCTGTCCGACGGGCCCAATGCCGTGCCGCTCAAACACATGCGCGCCCTGCTGGAGAGCCTGAAAGAGCTCGACGCCGCGGTCAAGCGCCGCGGCTATCTCGAAGATCAGTTGCGCTGA
- a CDS encoding Hsp33 family molecular chaperone HslO, whose product MSDTLFKFMLGAGHVRGVVVRLQSTWQEMRRRRQHDALVQSLLGEMTVASALLAGSLKFDGTLILQIQGDGPLQLAVAECQPDFGLRATVKTEGLSAQAASLPELANAHGLGRCVITLDPRNKMPGQQPYQGIVSLADADGEALDSMATVLQQYLAQSEQIPSWLILASNDEAACGLLLQRMPDSGGKLGAASSEEQADEDFSRAVHLASTLSRDELLRGLPEELLHKLFWQEEPRVFNPQAPHFHCTCSKLRVADMLRMLGQGEVESVLKEQGEVDVTCEFCGAQYAFDLVDAAQLFRPEVNQPPAPPQRQ is encoded by the coding sequence ATGAGCGACACGCTGTTCAAGTTCATGCTCGGGGCTGGTCATGTACGTGGCGTGGTGGTGAGGCTGCAGTCGACTTGGCAGGAGATGCGCCGGCGGCGTCAGCACGATGCGCTGGTGCAGAGCCTTCTCGGAGAAATGACCGTGGCCTCGGCCCTGTTGGCTGGCAGCTTGAAGTTCGATGGCACCTTGATTCTGCAGATTCAGGGTGATGGCCCGCTGCAACTGGCCGTGGCTGAGTGCCAGCCCGATTTCGGCCTGCGCGCGACCGTCAAAACCGAAGGGCTCTCGGCGCAGGCGGCGAGCTTGCCCGAACTCGCCAACGCCCATGGCCTGGGGCGCTGCGTCATCACCCTGGACCCGCGCAACAAAATGCCCGGCCAACAACCTTACCAGGGCATCGTCTCGCTGGCCGATGCCGACGGCGAGGCGCTGGACAGCATGGCCACGGTGCTGCAGCAATATCTCGCCCAGTCGGAGCAAATTCCGTCCTGGCTCATCTTGGCCAGCAACGATGAGGCGGCCTGCGGCTTGCTGCTGCAGCGCATGCCCGACTCAGGCGGCAAGCTGGGCGCTGCGAGCAGCGAGGAGCAGGCCGACGAGGATTTTTCGCGGGCCGTGCACCTAGCGTCCACGCTGTCGCGCGATGAGTTGCTGCGGGGCCTGCCCGAGGAACTGCTGCACAAGCTGTTCTGGCAGGAAGAGCCGCGTGTGTTCAACCCCCAGGCGCCGCATTTTCACTGCACCTGCTCCAAGCTGCGGGTGGCCGACATGCTGCGCATGCTGGGCCAGGGCGAGGTCGAGTCCGTGCTCAAGGAGCAGGGCGAGGTCGATGTGACTTGCGAGTTCTGCGGGGCTCAATATGCGTTCGACCTGGTGGACGCAGCCCAACTGTTTCGCCCCGAAGTCAACCAACCTCCGGCGCCACCGCAGCGGCAATAG
- a CDS encoding alpha/beta fold hydrolase — translation MSSLSASSDPGPDARPLLIFSHANGFPAGSYRKLFAMLGAHFEVQAPPRLGHDPAHPVSDGWPQLQRELLAFVQARAQGRQAVLVGHSLGGFLSLMLARAHPELARCVVLLDSPVIAGWRASALWFGKRSGLIRRFAPVAPALRRRQEWPDVQAVFAHFAGKPGFARWDPEMLADYAEAGTRQLGGQRVLAFERDIEARIYATLPHRLGRLLRRPPAVPVGFIGGTASQELRMAGLAATRQLVGTHLRWIEGGSHLFPFEQPQATAEAIAALVRQLTAS, via the coding sequence ATGTCCTCCCTATCCGCAAGCTCCGACCCCGGCCCTGACGCCCGCCCCCTGCTGATCTTCTCCCACGCCAACGGCTTTCCTGCGGGCAGCTACCGCAAGCTCTTCGCCATGCTGGGCGCGCACTTCGAGGTTCAGGCCCCGCCCCGGCTCGGCCATGACCCTGCGCATCCCGTCAGCGATGGCTGGCCGCAGCTGCAGCGCGAATTGCTCGCTTTCGTGCAGGCGCGCGCGCAGGGTCGTCAAGCGGTGCTGGTCGGTCATTCGCTCGGCGGCTTTCTCAGCCTGATGCTGGCCCGCGCTCACCCCGAACTGGCGCGCTGCGTCGTGCTGCTGGACTCCCCGGTCATCGCCGGCTGGCGTGCGAGTGCGCTGTGGTTCGGCAAGCGCAGCGGGCTGATCCGGCGTTTCGCCCCGGTCGCCCCGGCGCTGCGGCGGCGGCAGGAATGGCCCGATGTGCAGGCCGTGTTTGCGCACTTCGCCGGCAAGCCCGGCTTTGCCCGCTGGGACCCCGAGATGCTGGCCGATTACGCCGAAGCCGGCACCCGGCAGCTCGGGGGTCAGCGCGTGCTCGCCTTCGAGCGCGACATCGAGGCCCGCATCTACGCCACGCTGCCGCATCGCCTGGGCCGCCTGCTGCGCCGCCCGCCTGCCGTGCCGGTGGGTTTCATCGGCGGCACCGCTTCGCAAGAATTGCGCATGGCCGGCCTGGCCGCAACGCGCCAACTAGTCGGCACGCATCTGCGCTGGATCGAAGGCGGCAGCCACTTGTTCCCCTTCGAGCAACCGCAGGCCACGGCCGAGGCCATCGCCGCGCTGGTGCGGCAACTGACGGCGTCTTGA
- the eno gene encoding phosphopyruvate hydratase, which produces MSAIVDLNAREILDSRGNPTVECDVVLETGFLGRAAVPSGASTGTREAVELRDGNVQRYGGKGVLRAVEHINTEITEAVMGLDASEQSFLDRTLIELDGSPNKSRLGANALLAVSMAVAKAAAEEAGVPLYQYLGGFSACELPVPMMNVINGGAHANNTLDMQEFMIMPVGAPNFREALRYGAEVFHALKGIIHHRGMPTTVGDEGGFAPNVASHEAALQLIVEAIEKAGFKPGEQVAIALDPAASEFYKDGKYHLEGEGLALESAELVALYESWIGKYPIVSIEDGLAEQDWDGWKHLTTTLGKKVQLVGDDIFVTNTEILKRGIEQGIANSILIKVNQIGTLSETFAAIEMAKRAGYTSVISHRSGETEDTTIADIAVATNAGQIKTGSLSRSDRIAKYNQLLRIEENLGDVARFSGRATFYNLR; this is translated from the coding sequence ATGAGTGCAATCGTCGACCTGAACGCCCGCGAAATTCTCGACAGCCGGGGCAACCCCACGGTGGAATGCGATGTGGTGCTGGAGACCGGCTTCCTCGGCCGCGCCGCCGTGCCCTCGGGCGCGTCCACCGGCACGCGCGAAGCGGTCGAATTGCGCGACGGCAATGTGCAGCGCTATGGCGGCAAGGGCGTGCTGCGCGCAGTCGAACACATCAACACCGAAATCACCGAGGCGGTGATGGGCCTTGACGCGTCCGAACAGTCCTTCCTCGACCGCACCCTGATCGAGCTCGACGGCAGCCCGAACAAGTCGCGCCTCGGCGCCAACGCGCTGCTGGCGGTGAGCATGGCCGTGGCCAAGGCGGCGGCGGAAGAAGCCGGCGTGCCGCTGTACCAGTACCTCGGCGGCTTCTCGGCCTGCGAGCTGCCGGTGCCGATGATGAACGTGATCAACGGCGGCGCCCATGCCAACAACACCCTGGACATGCAGGAATTCATGATCATGCCGGTGGGCGCGCCCAATTTCCGCGAAGCGCTGCGCTACGGCGCCGAGGTGTTCCATGCGCTCAAGGGCATCATCCACCACCGCGGCATGCCCACCACCGTGGGCGATGAAGGCGGTTTTGCGCCGAACGTGGCAAGCCACGAGGCAGCGCTGCAACTCATCGTCGAGGCCATCGAAAAAGCTGGCTTCAAACCCGGCGAGCAGGTGGCCATCGCGCTGGACCCAGCGGCGAGCGAGTTCTACAAGGACGGCAAATACCACCTTGAAGGCGAGGGCCTGGCGCTGGAAAGCGCCGAGCTGGTTGCCCTGTACGAAAGCTGGATTGGCAAATACCCCATCGTCTCGATCGAGGACGGCCTGGCCGAACAAGACTGGGACGGCTGGAAGCACCTGACCACCACGCTGGGCAAGAAGGTGCAGCTGGTCGGCGACGACATTTTCGTCACCAACACGGAAATCCTGAAGCGCGGCATCGAGCAGGGCATTGCCAACTCCATCCTGATCAAGGTGAACCAGATCGGCACCCTGAGCGAGACCTTCGCTGCCATCGAGATGGCCAAGCGCGCCGGCTACACCTCGGTGATTTCGCACCGCTCGGGCGAAACCGAGGACACGACGATTGCCGACATCGCCGTGGCCACCAATGCCGGGCAGATCAAGACCGGCTCGCTGTCGCGCTCGGACCGCATCGCCAAGTACAACCAGCTGTTGCGCATCGAGGAAAACCTCGGCGACGTGGCACGCTTTTCCGGCCGCGCCACGTTCTACAACCTGCGCTGA
- the aat gene encoding leucyl/phenylalanyl-tRNA--protein transferase — translation MNWPLVRLRPGDPFPPADQALPAGAPFAGLLAVGGRVDADSLEAAYSQGIFPWFGPGEPPMWWSPDPRMLLAPHDLKVRRSLRQSARRVMDNADYSLHVDRNFRRVMLACAAPRRDTAETWIVPAIVDAYSALHARGQAHSFELWCAGELVSGLYCVARGGMVFGESMFTRVSDGSKILLMALCGFCLRHRLGPIDCQQQTPHLANMGARPWPRPVFLQILGQALVKPGPPSWQYDRSQFQRDCAPWL, via the coding sequence ATGAACTGGCCCCTCGTCCGTTTACGACCCGGCGATCCGTTCCCGCCGGCCGATCAGGCCCTGCCTGCAGGGGCGCCGTTTGCGGGGCTCCTGGCGGTTGGCGGGCGGGTCGATGCCGACAGCCTGGAGGCCGCCTACAGCCAGGGAATTTTCCCCTGGTTCGGTCCAGGCGAGCCCCCCATGTGGTGGAGCCCCGACCCACGCATGCTGCTCGCCCCCCATGATCTCAAGGTGCGGCGTTCGCTGCGGCAATCGGCCCGGCGCGTGATGGACAACGCGGATTACAGCCTGCATGTCGACCGCAACTTCCGGCGTGTGATGCTGGCCTGTGCCGCCCCACGCCGCGATACAGCCGAGACCTGGATCGTGCCCGCCATCGTCGACGCTTACAGCGCGCTGCATGCGCGCGGGCAGGCGCACAGTTTCGAGCTTTGGTGCGCCGGCGAACTCGTCTCCGGGCTGTATTGCGTGGCGCGCGGCGGGATGGTGTTCGGTGAATCCATGTTCACCCGCGTGAGCGATGGCTCCAAGATTCTGCTCATGGCCTTGTGCGGCTTTTGCCTGCGGCATCGACTCGGCCCCATCGACTGCCAGCAACAGACCCCGCACCTCGCGAACATGGGGGCCCGGCCCTGGCCGCGGCCGGTGTTTCTGCAAATCCTCGGGCAGGCCCTGGTCAAGCCCGGCCCGCCTTCATGGCAGTATGATCGGTCACAGTTCCAGCGCGACTGCGCCCCCTGGCTGTGA